The sequence below is a genomic window from Kwoniella dendrophila CBS 6074 chromosome 10, complete sequence.
GACTTTTCCTCCATGAAAGGAAAGGATTATTAGGTAGTCCGATGTCAACGGAAAGTATATTGACTAAAATGGTTATTCTGCACAATTGGACACAGAATGTAGGTTGATCCGAGTGTCGGTTGCATCTTCATTTCTGACGAAAGCAAGTGATTTGAGATCCCCATTTTCCATCACTAGTATTGATGCTATTGGATATGAACATATAGATGAATTGTGTAATCTCTAATTAccatttgtttttttatAAAAATCCATTGGAATTGGCATGTTAttctggttcttcttctcatcattattatcaccattattatcatcatctgaacttGATAACCTCTTACTACCACCAGCTCTAACTAAACCAGTCGCACCTTGAGCTGATCTAGCTCTTGCCATTTTAGCAATATAACGTGAACCATGATGATGTGAAATTTgaaaattattattatttggaTGAAACATTTTAGGATCATTGattaaacctgatttacctaaaatttctaattcatcttgatctaacGAACTAAATGGATCAATATCCCAAGTTACTTTTCCAGGTTTATAAtactttttcaattcttttaaaATCTCTTCAGCACTTCTTGGTCCATCTGcctttgttgttgatgatgaagaagatattcCCAGTTTGGATTTTAAAGTGTTTATCAAACTAGATGAAGGCATCTTGGGGAAATATTTGGTAATTGACAGATCTTAGAGAAATTGTATATTGGTCCAGATTCTGATGAATAGCTATCACGCTATCATACACTTGATTGCGTGCTGCGGAATTGCTTTATTTATCTATCAAGAAACCGCATAAGCAGTATCTTAATAACACATATTAATGTAAAGAAgcaagatgatgaaagagaCCAAGGAATGTTTAACTCGGCAGTTAATTCACCGATAACCATAAGTCAACTTGGCATGCAATAAATAAATGTAACTGAAACACGCTATTAATCTCGTTAAGGTATGTAGCAGAATTCGATGCAGTTTATATTACCATACAACACACGGTGAATGCTAGTTTAACAAGCCGGTTTTCACTGCGCGCATAATCAAGAATCTTAGGGATGCTATGTCTATGCTTTGCATTATGGGGTACGATTTTGAAACATCAAATGAAATCTGATCATATGAGGAGAAAAcaaatagaagaaataagTAACGAAAGTGTGAAAGATAACAACTTATGATAAAACCCCTGTTACCTCACCATTGTAAGGGACAAAGAGAAGTGAATAATATTATAAACAGATGAGGATGAACCAACCAAAATATGAAATTTGTAAGAATCCTATACTACTTTTCCAGATTCTAAAAAGGGAAAATGAGATCTATGTATATTATGATAATCGAAAATGCTTGGTGATTATGTATTTGAGAAGTCTAGAATGACTgtttttttgataatatacaGATTGGTGATTTTAGTGTATATTGATGTTTTGATGTTATATTATGTATTGAAAAATTGATATGATCTAATTGATGTGTGAAGGGGTATATTATGTTTACTATGTTTACTAATCGTAACAAATGTCCATTGAACTAAAAATCCTAATCCCTCTTCTTGCTGGTTCCATAAAGATTGTACTTTTAAGGGGATCCGTATCCATTTGGATGACGAGTTTGGAAATTCCATAAATCTCGACACATCTCTTCTAAATTCTTATTGGCTACGaaacctaattctttctctGCCAACGAGGGATCGGCTGTCAAATCTGGTACATCTCCTCGTCTGTTGGAAAGACAGAACATCAGTGAATCAATCCATTAAAAGCAAATGCAAGGGAAAAAAAGCCTCTTCACTCACCTTCGACCAACGATTTCGTATTTATAATCATAACCAGTCGCCTTTCTCATAGCATCTATCATATTCAATACACTcattcctttacctttacctaagTTGAATGCTCTGAACGATCCGGTCTCGGCATCACAATTTGAAAAGATATTTTTCTGTGTTGGAGGTACTGCCAATGCATTTAGGGATAAGACGTGTCCATATGCTAAATCCATTATATGCAAATAGTCTCTTACACATGTACCATCGCTATAACAAATCAGACAAGTCAGCACTTGTCCCCCTGAAGGTCATGCTAAATTGGCTTGAAGAGCGGAAAACAGTCGAATTCTAAATCATATACTCACGGTGTAGGGAAATCAGTACCAAAGATCTTCAATGCACTCTTTTCTCGTCCGATTGCCATCTGAGCTAACAGCGGTAACAGATTTCCAGGTTTACCTCGTGGTTCTTCTCCAAGTTTACCTGAAGGGTGAGCACCAGCGGGGCTATTCATATAAACATGGCAATCAGTATGTGTGAATTGCTATATACGAATAATCCTCTAATCTATATCTCAACGTAGATCGCTTACTCACTTGAAGTATCTAACACTAACAGCTCTCAAACTACTTTGACCATCTTTTTTGGGTATTTTACATAAATCTCTAATGATATCTTCGACCATTGCTTTGGTTCTACCGTAACATGAAGCGGCGTCGATATGTGTAGTTTCAGGAATCGGTATTACTTCAGGTACACCGTAAACAGTTGCTGAAGAGGAGAAGACCAAGTTCTGTACGTTGTGTTTGGCCATTGACTATTGACGAAAAGATATGCTTATTAGCAATGAGGTCACTTAAATTTCGTATCAAGAGATTTATCGTCATAGCTAGTATACGTCCCTGGGCTTGTCGGGTTGCAAGTGACAGTAAGAGCGagagagaagatgaaaatttcTGGGTatatgatgaggatgaagtGGATCGATGAACATCCAACTCACCTCGAAAAGCGATATAGAACCTCCTACATTGACTCTATAATAACTCAACGGTATTTCACCAGATTCTCCAACAGCTTTCAAAGCAGCTAAATGGATTACTGCCCAAATACCACCGACTGAATCATATTCACTGAAAACACCTTCGACTGCTTCTGCATCACGTAGATCTACATTGTGAAGTATTGGTTGGGGAGCATCAGGTCTAGATGGAACATCGAAGGATTAGCTCGAGCCATTTTGCGTGTATGAGCGATCAACAATAAATGTAGCTTCTTTGGGCATTGAAGATCATTCCATATTTGTTGTGTGCGCAGAATAACCATATTTCCTGATTTGTCACATAAGGGGAACTGATCAACTCACCCTAATTCGTCTCTTGCGATTTCAGCACATCGGTTCAAAGCTTCAGGATATGAATTATGACAATTATCAATCACAATTGGTTGATATTGACCTGTTAATAATAGCGATACTACTACATGAGATCCAATAtaacctaatccacctgttACTACCACACGCTGGACAGATTTCGAAATCAGCCCTCTGATCTCTCACTTCAACATTTTAAGTAGGCATTGAACTTACCTTTAGTTCATTTGAATGACCGTTGGCATGTCCATTTATATGAGGTTGTTGAGTCATTGTATATTGAGGGTTTGACAAAGAGGATATTGAAGTATACCTTGGATTCACGGTGACACGGAATATTTTCACTTTTGGATCAAACGACTACTGATATTGTTTGTGCTACGGTGATCCTTACACTCGACTGAGGTatctatgtatgtatgaaGATATCTTTGAAGTGGATATGAAGTTGGAGTATATTGATATGAAGAGATGTAGAACGAAAAAAGAGCGGGAGGTTGTGCGTAAACGCGTATAGATCCGagctttcaactttttttttttctttcttcctaATCTTTGGTATgatatcaactttttttctttgtttttgtttttgttgttgtttttctaTGGTTACTGTTTTTTGGGTGGCAGGTCGATTGATTTATTGCAATACCTTGAATTTCAGTCAactttgtaatttatctatCAGACAAGTCTTCCTTAATCAAATATGTATAATGATTGTTAGTTATATGCAGGAAAGATCAAATATCGTTAAGAAGCAACATAgacaatcaagatgaattctTATTTCTAATATCAtggaaaagcaaaaaaaaaaaagcttttAAGAAACCCCAGAAGGAAGATCTCTAAATTTCGATAAAATGCCGGCAACCCTTAAAAAAACTTATCGAAATATTTTACATACTCCTTTCCTTCGTAGTAAAAGGCCTTGAAGCTAAACTACTCGTCTTCCTTGATTGGTGTTTTATCATGCGAACCATTTCTTCGGAATATCCTCTAATAGCAATttaaacaagaagaaggaaagggtATACTGTAAACATAAATTTGTTTTGTCGAATACCAAATTCCATTGAAAAAAACGCGTCATATGTAAAATATTCCGCAGCAGCAATCAAGTGTCCCATTCACATGTCAACCAATTCCAAGGATGTACAGAACGAGACTATAAAGAAGGATAACTACTATGAAATTCAAACCCTCTCGCAGCATCATGATCCGTATGGATCCATCCTATCAAGCCTAACAGTCGGTACTTGGACTTTTGTTTCCATATTCGAACAGCAAGAAGAATGTAGGTTGAGGAGAGTCTAATGAGCATTGGATGAATTGAAATAAACAggaacatcaacaacacaGCACAGCTTGAATGATAATTAAGCCGACAAGGAAAAAATTGATCGACTGCGCATTTAAAATTTTGAAATTTACGTAATCATGCTTCACTCATCATCTGCTTGATCCCGCTATTCTGATCTTCAGCGAACTAACTGAAAATTCATTTGAAAGGCTCATAAGCACAATGATCTATTCAAATACGCGAATGTTAGCGTCCACGCTCATGGCTGAAAGCTCTAAAACAGCCAGTCCTATACAAGGGTGTTCATTACGAAGAATTCAGAGACCAAACTTCGTGTGCAATTAGCTACCACAGCGGAGAAGCTTGCAGTTGAAGTCGAGCGCATTTCACATGAGGGGATATACATTCCTCTTTGATGATCAGCTGACGGCTACATTTGAATAGAGCATCTGTAGTAGAACTCAAGAGAGGAATGTCgaaaaattaggtgatatTTGTCTTATGAGCAGTGCGGAACAATCAACAGAAAGTTCCAATCGCAAATTCCAGCGATTATAGCTTGATAAAACTTGAGCatccaattcttctttttgaatCACCAATATTGCTGAATACGTGACCTATGCGTTTCTCATTAAATGTATGAGAACAAATGCGAGATGATGAGTGTATGATCTACGATATGATGCCACTTGCATTTACGCGATTCGTTTGTGCCAAGCTTTTAGCGTGTAGTGTGTCCTCCATCTGACAGTTGTGTTCGGTTCACACCGGTAGCAGAAAATTGTTATTTATTTCTGTTACGTTAACTTTACTCTAAACTTTCCGCATTTTGACCCGGGGTTGTCTCACTGGTAAGAGTATCACTCGCAATATTTATTGATTCAATCTATTGCATGTTACATCTGTATCGTGATCGTTCAGCTATTATTTACTTTGTACTATACCATCGACAGGCAACTTGGCAGAATTCTCTTTTTACAGCAAGAAGGAACTTGGGTTGGGGAAGTCGATATCTGCGCTCTCATACATTACTATCGTCCCGCACGATCACTTGCAACATCGAGCAACTGAGATATCGAAAacaccttttccttttggttaaaatcaatcaatctttcaaGACGAATTCACATCATTGTATACAAGCATAGATCTCCTGTAGCTATCTGTCCGCCTTGAAGGCTGGACCTGAACCACTGGGAAAGGAAGATGTTTCAGCTTTTGTCGATTTGGATCGGGGTACTGTGCTTGTATAGTCTAGGTGTGAAGGCAGGGTATCTAAGTGTGAACATGACGACGTGAGCTCTTTTTCTGTCCTTCAAAGCACAACTTTAATGATCACGGTGCTGTATGTGTCGCTAATTGAGTTATCAACCCAGACCTACGCAATGTGGGACTTCACTTGTACGGTAAGCATTGACGTTCAATTGGAATTTGTGAGGATATGGAATAACGGAACATGTATTATAGGTGGAGTGGTGATACTGGTCCATATCATCTGCTTTTGACACCGGTGAGTCCAACTGTATCCTGACCGATGTCGAGCAGAACTGATGAAGTCGATTCGTTCAGACTGCTTTCAAGGAATATGGCTACAACGTGAGTTTCCATACGATTCTTGGCATCTTTATTTCTACGTTATTTTATTCCAAACATCGAGAAACCTCATCTTCTACAAAGCACATCATCTAACGTCAATTGGGTTGAAACAGGTGTGGATAGAATCGATACCTGACGGTACCAATGCCTATAATTTGACTATACAACAACCTGCGGGTTTACAGTATCTTTTGACTGTTTGGGGATCATCAGGTATTCAATATGCTGCTACTACAGATGTTATGAGTAAGTTGTCGTGATTTTTCAAGATACATTCGGGAGATGCATCAGAAAGTGACCTGATCCTCCCCCTTAGCCGTCGGATCACCTATCACCCCAGGTACAACCTGTTTCCTATCAGACGATGCCATTCTCAatttatatacattttcGTTCAACTTAACGTCAGAATCAGGTAATTCCCCACCACAATGTTCCAATATCAGTTTAACATGGCCTTCATCACTAGAATCAAATGTTACGTCTGATTACGTTCCCATGAATCAAATAACGACCACCACTCAAGCCGCCAGGCGATCGATACCGTCTCCTCAAGCCGGCATCGAACCGAATTTACCAGTCAATATAGACTCAAGAATGGATTTAGATAtatttgaagaaagagatgcTAGTTCGAGTGAACATGCTGGAAATACCACTCATCCACCAACAATGTTCGGTATAATACCTTTAGGAAACTCATTCTCAATACCCATAACATATAGTAGAACTTCGAAATATGCCAAATATCTACCTGAATCTGCATTATCAGATAATCCAACTACCTTCACCAGTCAAGGTACAACACATCTGAATTGGACTGTAGATATGGCGAAAGGAACTAGATTTATATTGGTAGCTGGTATTGGAAGTCAGGAAAAATGGGCTAGTGGTGGGTCAAGCACACTATTTACTGTTGGTCAAGGTGGTACAGGCTGTGTAGGAAGTGAACAgaatggtggtggtgtaccAAGCATAACAGCTACTTCAGATGGACCCACTTCGTAAGTGTTTGCAACGCCTCTGGTCGCGATTGTTTCATTAATGCAGTCCCCATATAGGACCGCTGGCGATAGCAGCCCCCCTCCACCAAATAGCAGTCCTGTTAAACGAACAGTCATCGCTAGTGTGCTGTCTGTAATTGGAACTTTAGCAATTGTGGCTTTGATCTTCATGTGTAGAAGAGCAAGACAGCGTCGACGAGCCAATGTAGTTGTTGCAGGGGGATCTAGTAAAAAAGGAGGAAATACAAAAGGGGGTATAATCGTTAATCAATATACAACCGATTCAGATACACCTTTGGATTTGATAGCCTCAAGAAGCGAAGGTCAAGTGATTCCACCTAgattatcacctttagtCTTTGGCCAAGACGATACTCACGATAATAACGGAAATACCAATGCTATTGCAAATGGAAATATAACGCCTATATCACCCATAAACCCATTCGAAGATACACCATATAAACAGCCATTCATACCTGGACCATCAAGATCCACAACAGTGGATGAAAGTGGTACTGGTACTGGGACCTGGTCATCGATAGCATCCCCAATTAGAGGTAATACAATACCGAGAGGTTCTTCTCAAGATGCTTTGTTACAGTACACAGAAGGATTTACATCAATGAGACatgattcaccatcaaacATCAGAAACGACCATCGCTACGATAGAGAAGATGGAACCTATCAGTCTAACCAAGGTTTATCCAGCGGTACATACCAATCATCAAGAAGTGGACCATTACATCTACACAATGCGCAGAttgaaggagatgaagaggaagaagaagatgtgtCAGACCTGAAGAGAGAAACGATGGCTtatctaggtgaaggtacgTCAAATACCCGTGGGATGGGAGGAAGGACTGGCGCGCAATCGGTTTCATCTGCTCCTccaggtagaagaagaagacaacAGACGCAGCATTCACAAGAACCAGAAATAGAATTTAGAATTCATAGAGATGCAGGTAGAGTTAGACCTCCCACAAGCCAGCAACAAAAGAACAATGTCATGGAATTACCTCCTAGATATGATGAAGTGaattgggaagaagaaagacagaATGAAAGGGAAGAATTAGAGAGACAAACTAGGTGAGGTTGGTCTAGACAGttaatataatatataattATGAGAAGAAAACGGACATTGTAGACTGCAGGTTAGACGTAATAGGATAAAAGGATCcattcatcattgttataATAGTCTGAAATAATCTACTAGCCTACTCAACCTATTTTGGATGagttgttgtatttgtagCTTTTGAACAACGCGTGATGAATATCAAAGTTGTCCATTCACTGTCAGTCTGAATGCCACTATGCCACAAGGTGGATGATATCTTTCTCACATGTCTTGTAGTAGCGGGATTTTACAGTTTTTAGCGCTATTTTACGGCCGTCTATTTCGGACCGGAATGTATAACCGCTTTGTTTTTGGGCTGTTTCCCATCAAGCAACTACGtcatacatcttcttcaaggTAGCCAGATGAAACTTACTATACTTGTTAGACTACGTTGTCAAGACTCTTGATAAGAATGCTTGTAACATAGTTTTTGTGATCTATAGTTGAGATACCTTGATCTGCAGAGGAAGCTAACATGCATCTGCATTGTATGGTTGGTTGAAAAGCGTATTTAACGCTACAGTATTAAAGAATACCGTAGCAGAAAGAGGCTTTAATTTCAGTCCTTGctgtttttgttgatgtacGAATTCTTCAAAAGGGAAGGGAAGGTAAGGGAAGGTAAGGGATGCTTGGGGTTTTACAATAGTGTGGGGTTTTCAGGAATGAATagacttttcttttcctttctttcctcaaAACCTAAGCGAGACATACACCTCTTTGTAAGGAAATGAGAGACGGTTAAATCCGTGTTACCTTAGTTACATCTTTTTTAGGAATTCACATTACCGCTTGTCAGAGTGGGGTTTTTTAAGGATGACCGAAgggtaaaatcaaaatatagaAAATCCCACTCTGATCTTCTACCTTAGCTTTACCTTATACCGCCAAAAACTATGTCGGCATTTTGGTTCTCCCTTTTCTGTTCGCGTATTTAAATTGTAGTTGgacaaaagagaaaaaggtcATCGTCACCGCAAAAATAAAATATCCTATCGCTGGTCTCCCCCGCGCAAGGAGATATCTATCAATAATTAGTAAGGCATTTCGGTGATAGAGCACAAGTTAACCATGCATGCCATCACATCACGTATCTTATACACCGTAGAGGCTTGATGGGCTTTTTTCTGCTCGGTCTTTCACATCACCTTACCTAGTCAAGCAATTCATTCTATAATGTTAGTGAAGActattcatcaacatcattagcATCATCACTATCAAACATTGGTTCTAAAGCATCAACAGTATTCCTCTCATCTTCGACATCCTTAGCATAGAGGTATTTCATTAGCAATATTTATTATTGTCAGACCGATTTATTGCAGAGCCAGGAGCCAAGATAATTTCTCACCATACAGCAATAATCAAAAACGTGCCGGGAGCCGAGAGAGCCAAGCTATTTTCACTGTCTAAAATTCGAAATACTTTTTATGGGAGATTACATACATATCTCATATCTCATATCTCACACCTCACGACACCTTCTTTCACCACCAATAAGATTGAAAAGATCGACATCATTCCAAAGAACCCCCCACAGTATTAGTCACATCCCATCTATATACTTATTTTTAGGAATCCAATTTATCAGTcataaaatcaatattcaatattcaTTGCCCTCAAAACCGCTTATTCACGCATAACCACAACAGTACAAAGTGTCCTTAACGACATACGTCAGatattcaatatatcaaCCATATTTCAACAACATTAATTGTTATATCCTTTACaatatttatcaaatgagTATATAGCTTTTAGTTGGATTGTTCTTAGATTCCTTTCTGatctctctttttcatctgtGTAAAAAACCCACattttctctctctctctccttcttttttttcgACTCTTAAAAACCTCCCTTTTCAGTGGATACCTATAAATAGCTTTTTTTTCGTCATACTGTAATACCTAAAAGAACCAATCCATACATTGTCATAGTCGAAAATGTTATCTTCAAGTCCAGCTATaccattatcttcaataaGTTTTGGTGATGGAGAACATGGTCAACGTAGATTATCTTTAGTTACTGCACAAGGAAGAGAATTATTTACTGCAAAAGATggattaccttcacctgaatcttTAACACCAATCAGAGGTGAAACAGGTgaaaa
It includes:
- a CDS encoding UDP-glucose 4-epimerase GalE; translated protein: MTQQPHINGHANGHSNELKRVVVTGGLGYIGSHVVVSLLLTGQYQPIVIDNCHNSYPEALNRCAEIARDELGPDAPQPILHNVDLRDAEAVEGVFSEYDSVGGIWAVIHLAALKAVGESGEIPLSYYRVNVGGSISLFESMAKHNVQNLVFSSSATVYGVPEVIPIPETTHIDAASCYGRTKAMVEDIIRDLCKIPKKDGQSSLRAVSVRYFNPAGAHPSGKLGEEPRGKPGNLLPLLAQMAIGREKSALKIFGTDFPTPDGTCVRDYLHIMDLAYGHVLSLNALAVPPTQKNIFSNCDAETGSFRAFNLGKGKGMSVLNMIDAMRKATGYDYKYEIVGRRRGDVPDLTADPSLAEKELGFVANKNLEEMCRDLWNFQTRHPNGYGSP